CGCCGCGGGCGGCGAGCTCGCCGGCACCGGCCCAGGCGGGCGACCCCGCGAGGATCAGGACGGTGCCCGCCGCGTACTTGTGCGCGTCGCGCGCCGCCGGCGGCCACGCGCGCGCGGCGTCGGCGTCGCCGGTCCGTTCGGGGTACGCCGCGGGGTCGGCGTCGTCGGGGAGGGCGCCGGCCGGCATGCCGATCGCGGCGACGGGGGCGGGCCCGAACGCGAAGCGGGCGGGCGCCAGGGCGGAGGCGGGGCAGGCCCAGGCCAGCTGGACGGTGCGGGTGGCGCGGACGTGCGGCCCGGGTGGGGTGGCGACGTCGGCGTCGATGCCGGTGGGGACGTCGACGGCGAGGACCGGGACGTCCGCGGCGTTCAGGTGGGCGACGACGTCGGCGAGGGGCCCGCGGAGCGGTCGGTCGAGCCCGCTTCCGAGGAGCGCGTCGACGACCTGGTCGGCGTCGGTCAGGTCGGCCGCGAGGCGGTCGGGGTCGAGGGGGGCGAGGGGGCCGCGGGCGGCCCACGCCGCCCGCGCGGCCTCCGCCGCGTCGCCGCGCGAGCGGTCCGGGTCGAGGGCCAGGACGCGGACGTCGAGTCCGGCGTCGGCGAGGTGGCGGGCGGCGACGTAGCCGTCCCCACCGTTGTTGCCGGGGCCGCAGGCGACGACGACGCGCCGCGGGTCGGTGGCGAGGACGGCGTCCGCGACGGCGCGGCCGGCGTTCGCCATCAGCGTCGCGGCGTCCACGCCCAGGCGGGGGGCGGCGGCGTCGGCGGCGCGGACGGCGGCGGCGGGCACGAGGCGCATGGGGCGATGCTACCGCCGGCCCGGGGCCCACCCGCGGACGTTCGTCCCTGGACGGGCGGGGCGCCGGCCGCCATCCTCGAGTCTCGGGGGCGTCTCTCGCGCCCTGGGGAAGGAGCCCGCATGACCCCGCTCCTCGTGACGTCGCACGCCCACCGTGCGCCGGCGGACGCGTCCGCCGTGCGCGCCTCCGACGAGGTCCGGACCCGCTACGCGCGCGACGCGGCGCGCTACGGCGCACCGATCGCCACCGCGCGCGCCCTGCGCGCCTACCGGCGCGTCCCGGTCGTGCCGGAGCGGTTGGCGGACCGCCATCCCGCCGCCCACCATCGCGGCCTCGCGCTCGCGCAGCTGTTGCGCGAGGTGGGGGTCGACGCCGCCCGCCTCGAGGCGATTCGGCGCGTGCGTCCCCGCTTCGTCGACGACCCGCAGGCCGCCTCCTGACGCGATCGGCGGCGCCGTCAGGCGCCGCCGATCGTCGTTCGTTCGGAGGGGGAGCGCCTCAGGCGTCGCCCGGGTCGCCCTCCAGGATCGCGTCGATGCGCGTCGCGGCGTCGTCGGGCAGCGCCAGGTCGGCGGCCCCGAGGTTCTCCTCGAGCTGTTCGACGCGGGTCGCGCCGGTGATGACCGACGCCACGCCCCCCTTGCGCAGCACCCACGCCAACGCCAACTGCGCGCGCGAGATGCCGAGGTCGCGCGCGACGTCCGCGAGCGCCAGGACGCGCTCGCGGTTCGCGTCGGTCAGGTAACGCTCCGCGAACCGGTCGTGCTGCGCGAGGCGGGCGTCTTCGGGGAGGCCCCCGTCGTACTTCCCGGTCAGCATCCCCATCGCCAACGGGCTCCAGGCGACGAGCCCCACCCCGAGCGCGTCGGTGGTCGGCAGCAGCTGCGTTTCGACCCGTTCGCGGTGCAGCATCGAGTACTGCGGTTGCTCGACGACCGGCGGCACCAGCCCCGCGGCGCGGGCGTAGGCGTGGGCTTCCGCGATGCGCGCGGGCGTCCACTCGCTGGTGCCCCAGTAGTGCGCCCGCCCGCTGCGGACGACGTCGCTGAACGCCTCGACGATCTCCTCGATCGGCGTTTCGGGGTCGTCGCGGTGCGCGAAGTACAGGTCGAGGTAGTCGAGCTCCATGCGCTCGAGCGTCCGGTCGATCGACTCGAGCACGTGCTTGCGCGACAGGCCGCGGTCGTTGACGTCGTCCGACATCGGCCAGAACACCTTGCTGGACAACACCAGCGTGTGGCGCTCGACGCCGATCTCGTGCAGCACGCCCGTCATGGTGCGTTCCCCCTCGCCGCGGGCGTAGATGTCGGCGTTGTCGAAGAAGTTGATGCCCCCCTCGAGGGCGCGTTCGACGATGGCGCGAATGCGGGCCCGGTCCTGCACGCTCTCCCCGTACGTGGTCCAGGCGCCGAGGCTGATCTGCGAGACCTTGAGGCCGCTGCGTCCGACGTTGCGGTAGATCATGTCCGTACCTCCGCGCGCAGCCTACCGGTTCGGCGTCGGTCCGGGTCGGGCGACGCCGTCGGCGTCGTGCGGCGCGGCGTCGCGCCCGTGCCGCGCGTGCCGTACCGCGCGGGCGATCGCCTGCGCGGTCGCGGTCTGGTGGCTGCGGCCGTCGGGGAGGGAGGTGTCGGGGTCGAGGTAGCCCTCCCCGCCGGTGTGGTCCATCGCGCCGAGGTCCTCGACCTGGACGATGCCCTCCGCCTTGCCGCGGTTCCACGTCGACCAGCTCGCGAACCACCAGCGGCCGGGGAAGAACCAGGTCGACAGGCGCGCGACGGCGTCGTTGCGTCCGCGGAGGTGCAGGACGCGCTCGACGCCCTCCAGCGTCCGCGGGCTGGCCAACACCCCCCCGAGCGAGACGACCTGGAGGGGGATCGAGAAGCGCGACGCCAGGACCGGCGCCGCACCGAGCGCCACCTGCCCCCCACCGCTGTAGCCCACCAGCACGACCGGTGCGCCGTCGGCGGGGTCGAAGCCGGCGCGGCGGAGGGCTCGCTCGATGAGGCGGGCGGACCCCTGGTCGTACATGGGGCCGTAGCGACGGTCGGTGGAGACGGCGACCTGCCAGCCGTTGCGGACGTTGATCGCGAACGCCACGAGGCCCGCGAGCCGGCGGCCGTCCCGCTTCCAGCGCAGCGCCCGCCGCCAGAACCACGCGAAGGCGCGTTGGCCGGTGAGCGCCCGGTTCGTGACGGAGTAGGGGAAGACCTCCAGCACCGCCGTGCCCGGGAGGTCGCGGCGGAGGCGCTGCAGGAACGCCCGCTCGAGGGGGGCGAAGGTCTGGTCCTCGACGACGTGGATGCCGGAGAGGAAGACCACCCACGCGTCGTGGGGGACGGGGTGGGGGGGCGGTGCGTCGGCGGGGTCGGACGCCGCGTCGGGTGGGGGTTCCTCGTCGAGGAGCGGTCCGGGGGCGCCGGGGTCGTCGCCGTTGCGTCCGAACCAGCCGGCCCACCAGCCGAGCGTCTCGAGGGGCGCCAGGAGGCCGCTGACGATCCACGTCGCCAACGCCGCCAGCAGCAGCGTCCAGGGGTCGGGGAGGAACGTCACGACCCCCCCACCTCGTCGCGGGCGCGGGCGGAGGCCGGGGTGCCCGCCACCGTCCGCCGCAGCCAGCGCGTGAGGCGCGCGACGGGGCGCCCGACGGTGCGGTGCAGGAGGAGCGTCACCAGCCACGCACCGGCGAGCGCGAGCAGCGTCTCCTGCAGCCCCAACGCGAAGGTGGCGCGGGCGGCGACGGCCACCCCGAGGTACGTCCAGATCGTCAGGAGCGCCCCGATGCCCGCCCCGAAGTAGGGGATGAAGCCGAGGACGGCGAACAGCTGCGGGGCGTGCGCCAGCCCGACGAGGCGGACGAGGGCGGCGGCGGGCACGTCGCGATCGAGGAGCGTCGTCGCGACGAGGGCGAGGGCGCCGATCCACACGAGGATCGAGAGGGTGTAGAGCACCGCGCCGACCGTGAGGCTGGCCGCGAAGCGCCAGGGGCGGACGCGGTTCGCGAACAGCGCGACGCTCTGCGCCAGGGCGGCGGAGAGGCCCGCGAGCAGGAAGATCCACGCCGCGAGCGCGAGCCCGCCGGGTGCCTCGAGGGCGAGGGGGTAGACGGCGGGGTCGAGGCGCAACGCGCCCAGGATCAACTCCGCGGCGGCCACCTCACGCGTCGCGGCGTCCATGGGGGGGATCCGATGGGGGGTCGGGTGCGGCGAACGACGGGGTCGGGGAGGGCGAGCCGTGATCGTGGCCGTGGCCGTGCGTATGCCCGTGCTCGAGCTCGCCCGGCTTCAGCGGGAGGCGTCCACCGCGGAACATCGCGGCGGCGATGAAGGTCGTGAGCGGGACGGCGAGGATGAGGCCGATCGAGCCGACCAGCGTGTGGACGACCTCCGCGGCGATCAGTTCGAGGTTCACCGCCCGCGCGAGCGGTAGTTCGCCCTGCCCGAGGAGGACGAGGAGGGGGAGCGCCGCCCCGGTGTAGGCCAGCACGAGGGTGTTGACGAGGGAGCCGATGTGGTCGCGGCCGACGTTCATGCCGCGCCGGTACAGACCGAGGGAACGCATGTCGGGGTCGGCGTGCGCGAGTTCGCGTACGACGGACGCCTGCACGATCGTGATGTCGGTGAGTGCGCCGAGCGCCCCGATCAGCAGGCCGGCCAGCATCAAACCGCGCAGGTTCACGTCGGGCAGGCTCGCGGCGATCATCGCGGCGTCCTCCGAGCCGTAGCCGGTGAGGTGCGCGAGGTCCGCGGCGGCCACGCCGAGCCCGAGCGTCGCGGCGGCGGCGAGGAACGTCCCGATCAGGGCGGCGGTGGTGGACCAGGAGACGCCGTGCACGAAGTAGATGGCGAGCACCAGGATGCCGCCCACCCCCGCCAGGGAGACGAGGACGGCGTTCGCGCCGCCGGTGATGGCGGGCACGACGAAACCGATGATCAACGCCAGGCTCGCGCCGGTCGCGACGAAGGCGCGGAGCCCCTTGAAGCCGGCCACGGCGATCGAGGCGAGCAGGAACGCCGCGACGAGGCCGGCGAGGGCGGGCCGTCGAACCCAGTCGGAGACGACGTAGCTTCGTTCCGCGTCGGGCGAGGGGGCGTAGTACACCTCCACCCGGTCGCCGACCTCGAAGGGGGGCAGGTCGTCCCCCCCGCCGAACGGTTCCGGACCGGGCAGGTTCGCTTCGATCACGCGGCCGTCGGGGAGTTCGACGACCGCTCGGTCGGCGCGCTCACCGGCGACGATGCGGCGGATCGTGCCCT
This Trueperaceae bacterium DNA region includes the following protein-coding sequences:
- a CDS encoding YibE/F family protein, whose product is MSPRPLPRRAILAAWALWLFVAFAPPAAAQGDPGAPLADGAQAERAEIGYVEGTIRRIVAGERADRAVVELPDGRVIEANLPGPEPFGGGDDLPPFEVGDRVEVYYAPSPDAERSYVVSDWVRRPALAGLVAAFLLASIAVAGFKGLRAFVATGASLALIIGFVVPAITGGANAVLVSLAGVGGILVLAIYFVHGVSWSTTAALIGTFLAAAATLGLGVAAADLAHLTGYGSEDAAMIAASLPDVNLRGLMLAGLLIGALGALTDITIVQASVVRELAHADPDMRSLGLYRRGMNVGRDHIGSLVNTLVLAYTGAALPLLVLLGQGELPLARAVNLELIAAEVVHTLVGSIGLILAVPLTTFIAAAMFRGGRLPLKPGELEHGHTHGHGHDHGSPSPTPSFAAPDPPSDPPHGRRDA
- a CDS encoding aldo/keto reductase yields the protein MIYRNVGRSGLKVSQISLGAWTTYGESVQDRARIRAIVERALEGGINFFDNADIYARGEGERTMTGVLHEIGVERHTLVLSSKVFWPMSDDVNDRGLSRKHVLESIDRTLERMELDYLDLYFAHRDDPETPIEEIVEAFSDVVRSGRAHYWGTSEWTPARIAEAHAYARAAGLVPPVVEQPQYSMLHRERVETQLLPTTDALGVGLVAWSPLAMGMLTGKYDGGLPEDARLAQHDRFAERYLTDANRERVLALADVARDLGISRAQLALAWVLRKGGVASVITGATRVEQLEENLGAADLALPDDAATRIDAILEGDPGDA
- a CDS encoding NAD(P)H-hydrate dehydratase, with product MRLVPAAAVRAADAAAPRLGVDAATLMANAGRAVADAVLATDPRRVVVACGPGNNGGDGYVAARHLADAGLDVRVLALDPDRSRGDAAEAARAAWAARGPLAPLDPDRLAADLTDADQVVDALLGSGLDRPLRGPLADVVAHLNAADVPVLAVDVPTGIDADVATPPGPHVRATRTVQLAWACPASALAPARFAFGPAPVAAIGMPAGALPDDADPAAYPERTGDADAARAWPPAARDAHKYAAGTVLILAGSPAWAGAGELAARGAHRAGAGLVTLLSDAPHPARWPETITPVVDAAPGGLARAWSDVAARHRAAQVIGPGLAAERLPELAAVLERDATPTVLDATALDPSLHAAVASGPGRWLTPHHGEAARLLEASADAVRRDPIDAARRLAATWNAGVVLKGAGAVLASPDGRVRVVAGGHPGMAAGGTGDVLAGAIGAALAAPHDDALARVAAAVLVHARAGERAAARHGSGLRAGDVADALGTTREALAEAC